From the Bacteroidota bacterium genome, the window TATTTAATCAATCAATTCACATTGACAAATATTTTTCGACGCTGTATTGTTTAACATCATTTATCCCATGACTGATCTCCTTTCTTCAAAATGATATTACCTTTGACCTTCACGGTCGATCAGTTACCACCCAATTTTCTTTTTTGAGTAACACGATGGAAACTTCACAACCATTTATACCCGTTGACAGCATTCCTTATACTGACAGATCAGTAGTAAGTGAAATCATCCTGAAAAAGCCAACAGGCAGCGTTGCTTTATTCGTTTTCGGGGTCGGGGAAGGATTGGCAGAACATACTACATCCCACGAAGTACTTTTTTCTAAAGAATTTTCAGTCATTAATTCAGCTAAGTAATAGAGATTGTAAAACCATAAATCCAATAAAAATGAAAAAGATATTAATTGCCTTAGACTATAATCCAAGTGCACAGAAAGTTGCAGAGACCGGCTATCAATTAGCAAAGTCCATGGACGCCAAAGTGATTTTATTGCACGTAACCTCGGACTTCAAGTATTATTCATCCTTGAACTATTCGCCCATTATGGGGTTTGATAGTTTCAGCAATATGATTGAAACAGAAGGTAGTGATGAGCTAAAAAGAATGGCGCAAAACTATTTAGACAGTTCAAAAAAGCACTTGAATGATGAAACGATTCAAACAACTCTAAGAAGTGGTGATTTTGCCAAAGCGATATTGGATACTGCAGCGGAATTGAAGGCGGATGTGATTGTTATGGGCACACACAGTAGGAGAGGGGTAGAGAAGATTTTATTGGGAAGTGTAGCGGAGCAAGTTTTAAATCACAGTTCAATACCGCTATTTATTATCCCTACCCGGTCTAAAGAAGAAAAATAAAGAAGGCAGGTTGAGTGGAGTGGAATTTGAGATGGAATAATTATAGGAAGATACTTTTAGAGAGAAGCAAAAAATTATAAAATCATGTCCAAAGACCCCTATCAGATAAAAAGATCTCTGACTACCCAAAATGGCGATTTTCATTATTACAGTCTTCCCGAATTAGAAAAGCAGGGTTTTGCAATTCAGAAGTTGCCTTTTTCTATTCGTATATTGTTAGAGAATACTTTGCGCAACTACGATGGCTTTTCAGTCACCAAAGAAAACATTGAAACCTTGTTGCATTGGGATCCGAAAGGTTCTGATAAGGATATTCCGTTTAAGCCTGCTCGTGTGTTGATGCAGGATTTTACGGGGGTTCCTGCGGTGGTGGACATTGCCGCACTCCGTGCAGAAGTGGCGAGAAAAGGTAAAGACCCCAATACTATTAATCCGCTTATCCCGGTTGATTTAGTGATAGACCACTCGGTGCAGGTAGATTATTTCGGAACAGAATATTCCTACAAGCGAAATATGGATGAAGAATACCATCGCAATAAGGAGCGCTATCAGTTTCTGAAATGGGCACAAAATTCTTTCGATAATTTTACGGTAGTACCTCCCGGAATGGGTATTTGTCATCAGGTAAATCTGGAATACCTATCGAAAGGGGTTATAGAAAGAAACGGAGAAGTTTTTCCCGACAGTTTGGTTGGAACTGACAGCCACACTCCTATGGTTAACGGTATTGGTGTGATGGCTTGGGGCGTTGGCGGCATCGAAGCCGAAGCGGCCATTTTGGGACAACCGCTCTATTTCATAATGCCCGAAGTAATAGGATTAAAACTTACCGGCAAACTTCCGGTGGGTTCTACGGCCACCG encodes:
- a CDS encoding universal stress protein; this translates as MKKILIALDYNPSAQKVAETGYQLAKSMDAKVILLHVTSDFKYYSSLNYSPIMGFDSFSNMIETEGSDELKRMAQNYLDSSKKHLNDETIQTTLRSGDFAKAILDTAAELKADVIVMGTHSRRGVEKILLGSVAEQVLNHSSIPLFIIPTRSKEEK